A single Limanda limanda chromosome 19, fLimLim1.1, whole genome shotgun sequence DNA region contains:
- the LOC133026042 gene encoding MAP7 domain-containing protein 1-like isoform X4, which translates to MDTMDYKELGNKLEEKLTLTDKSLPLKIEPQSIHSGDKSLVKDLLTPDDSAVTDLSPKSDFSPQTETPSRTDVSSSKTDVRPSTPGSSGSPQPKKDSVSSEQRQKLAKERREERARYIAVKKTQWLEKEEKARRLRESQLEERRRKLEDQRLKTEKRRALLEEKQRQKLEKNKQRYESAIKRSTKKTWAEIRQQRWSWAGGLNQTSRRETRSLRLSPWESRIVERLMTPTLSFLARSRSAATLLNTSDSREYSHHCSRSASANPLNASSHHHQHQNSAERWRVSSASTPDITLRQHRRNSTPLDKKKKEKKDKERENSLTKDKVQKKRQTTSPAATTTRSRPETSTQKLKNRPPSPAAPKSRPLSPLVPASASSTAASKTPTGKKTPTGTKARPKRAQTPARVQPQTVTAVAVETGHEPKQPDTAEEKKDSGDVPAIAVSSARLSPSSPSPPAASPSPVPSVEPTASAASPAAASTSNPTPSAAPTAAASTPTTATTAARTPTPTTATTAARTPTPTTATATAAASSPAPPANKPSAGTNNQEEAARALAEKRRQAREQREKEEQERLEQEQKNRILREEAMAREVEERKRREEEAQFMAEQQRLRDAQEEKEEQEKAKAEQEENERAQKQREEAESKAREEAERQRIEREKHFHKEEQERLERKKRLEEIMKRTRKSDAGEKKDVKASPQVNGKDTELNKAPGNLQSPSAVVNGVQATAHQNGVSANGEQADFEEIIKLKNGSNPTQQQSGLVGDPILAFEGGEPFLMKTSPMKPQHVAEVL; encoded by the exons ATGGACACGATGGATTATAAGGAGCTGGGAAATaaactggaggagaagctgaCACTAACAGACAAAT CTCTGCCCCTGAAGATCGAGCCTCAGTCCATCCACAGCGGAGACAAGTCTCTGGTGAAAGACCTCCTGACCCCAGACGACTCGGCCGTCACAGACCTCTCCCCTAAATCAGACTTCAGCCCCCAAACCGAGACCCCGAGCAGGACGGATGTGTCCTCCTCCAAGACGGATGTCCGGCCCTCCACGCCGGGCAGCAGCGGCAGCCCGCAGCCCAAGAAAG ATTCCGTGAGCTCAGAGCAGCGACAGAAGCTCGCCAAGGagcggagggaggagagggctCGATATATCG CGGTGAAGAAAACCCAGTggctggagaaggaggagaaggctcGGCGCCTGAGGGAGAGCCAGCTGGAGGAGCgcaggaggaagctggaggatcAGCGGCTGAAGACCGAGAAACGTCGAgctctgctggaggagaaacagagacagaaactagAGAAGAACAAG cagagatACGAGTCGGCCATCAAGAGGTCCACGAAGAAGACGTGGGCCGAGATCCGCCAGCAGAGGTGGTCCTGGGCGGGCGGACTAAACCAGACCTCCCGCAGAGAAA CCCGCAGTCTGCGTCTCAGCCCGTGGGAGAGCCGGATCGTGGAGCGGCTCATGACGCCGACGCTGTCCTTCCTGGCTCGCAGCCGCAGCGCCGCCACCCTCCTCAACACCAGCGACTCCCGTGAGt ACTCTCACCACTGCTCCCGTTCAGCCTCTGCCAACCCGCTGAACGCCAGCTCCcatcaccaccagcaccagAACTCCGCCGAGCGCTGGAGGGTCTCGTCCGCCAGCACGCCGGACATCACGCTGCGCCAACACAGACGAAACTCCACGCCG ctggacaagaagaagaaagagaagaaagacaaagagagggagaactcGCTCACAAAAGACAAAGtgcagaagaagagacagacgACGTCTCCTGCCGCCACGACCACAAGATCCAGACCGGAGACCAG caccCAGAAGCTGAAGAACAGACCCCCGTCGCCGGCGGCCCCCAAAAGTCGGCCCCTGTCGCCTCTAGTGCCAGCATCAGCATCATCGACAGCGGCCTCCAAGACTCCCACGGGTAAGAAGACACCCACTGGCACCAAGGCCCGACCTAAACGGGCCCAGACGCCCGCCAGGGTCCAGCCGCAGACGGTCACAGCGGTCGCCGTGGAAACCGGCCACGAGCCCAAGCAGCCCGACACCGCCGAGGAGAAAAAAG actccGGTGACGTTCCTGCCATCGCGGTGTCCTCAGCTCGGCTTTCACCTTCTTCCCCCAGcccacctgcagcttctccttctccagtgCCAAGTGTAGAGCCCACTGCCTCAGCTGCGTCTCCGGCAGCGGCCTCCACCAGTAATCCCACTCCGTCTGCTGCACCCACCGCCGCTGCCAGTACCCCCACCACAGCCACCACCGCTGCCagaacccccacccccaccacagCCACCACCGCTGCCagaacccccacccccaccacagCCACCGCCACCGCCGCTGCCTCCAGCCCAGCCCCCCCGGCCAACAAGCCGTCAGCGGGCACCAACAACCAGGAGGAGGCAGCTCGCGCCCTGGCAGAGAAACGCCGACAAGCCCGAGAGCAgcgggagaaggaggagcaggagcgtctggagcaggagcagaagaacag GATCCTGCGGGAGGAGGCGATGGCCCGGGAGGTGGAGGAGCGGAAgcgcagggaggaggaggctcagTTCATGGCCGAGCAGCAGCGCCTGAGAGACgctcaggaggagaaggaggagcaggagaaagcTAAAgccgagcaggaggagaacgagAGGGCGCAGAAACAG agggaggaggcCGAGTCAAAGGCCCGTGAGGAGGCCGAGCGTCAGCGCATCGAGCGAGAGAAACACTTCCACAAAGAAGAGCAGGAGCGACtggagaggaagaag CGCCTTGAGGAGATCATGAAGAGGACTCGGAAGAGTGACGCAGGAGAGAAG AAAGACGTCAAAGCTTCTCCACAGGTCAACGGCAAAGACACAGAGCTCAACAAAG ctCCTGGAAACCTGCAGAGCCCCAGTGCAGTCGTGAATGGCGTCCAGGCAACCGCTCACCAAAATGGTGTCTCAGCCAACGGAGAGCAGGCGGACTTCGAGGAGATCATCAAGCTGAAGAACGGCAGTAACCCAACTCAGCAGCAGAGCGGGCTGGTGGGCGATCCCATCCTGGCGTTTGAAGGAGGAGAGCCCttcctgatgaagacgagcccGATGAAGCCTCAGCATGTCGCAG AAGTCCTGTGA
- the LOC133026042 gene encoding MAP7 domain-containing protein 1-like isoform X5 — protein sequence MDTMDYKELGNKLEEKLTLTDKSLPLKIEPQSIHSGDKSLVKDLLTPDDSAVTDLSPKSDFSPQTETPSRTDVSSSKTDVRPSTPGSSGSPQPKKDSVSSEQRQKLAKERREERARYIAVKKTQWLEKEEKARRLRESQLEERRRKLEDQRLKTEKRRALLEEKQRQKLEKNKQRYESAIKRSTKKTWAEIRQQRWSWAGGLNQTSRRETRSLRLSPWESRIVERLMTPTLSFLARSRSAATLLNTSDSHSHHCSRSASANPLNASSHHHQHQNSAERWRVSSASTPDITLRQHRRNSTPLDKKKKEKKDKERENSLTKDKVQKKRQTTSPAATTTRSRPETSTQKLKNRPPSPAAPKSRPLSPLVPASASSTAASKTPTGKKTPTGTKARPKRAQTPARVQPQTVTAVAVETGHEPKQPDTAEEKKDSGDVPAIAVSSARLSPSSPSPPAASPSPVPSVEPTASAASPAAASTSNPTPSAAPTAAASTPTTATTAARTPTPTTATTAARTPTPTTATATAAASSPAPPANKPSAGTNNQEEAARALAEKRRQAREQREKEEQERLEQEQKNRILREEAMAREVEERKRREEEAQFMAEQQRLRDAQEEKEEQEKAKAEQEENERAQKQREEAESKAREEAERQRIEREKHFHKEEQERLERKKRLEEIMKRTRKSDAGEKKDVKASPQVNGKDTELNKAPGNLQSPSAVVNGVQATAHQNGVSANGEQADFEEIIKLKNGSNPTQQQSGLVGDPILAFEGGEPFLMKTSPMKPQHVAEVL from the exons ATGGACACGATGGATTATAAGGAGCTGGGAAATaaactggaggagaagctgaCACTAACAGACAAAT CTCTGCCCCTGAAGATCGAGCCTCAGTCCATCCACAGCGGAGACAAGTCTCTGGTGAAAGACCTCCTGACCCCAGACGACTCGGCCGTCACAGACCTCTCCCCTAAATCAGACTTCAGCCCCCAAACCGAGACCCCGAGCAGGACGGATGTGTCCTCCTCCAAGACGGATGTCCGGCCCTCCACGCCGGGCAGCAGCGGCAGCCCGCAGCCCAAGAAAG ATTCCGTGAGCTCAGAGCAGCGACAGAAGCTCGCCAAGGagcggagggaggagagggctCGATATATCG CGGTGAAGAAAACCCAGTggctggagaaggaggagaaggctcGGCGCCTGAGGGAGAGCCAGCTGGAGGAGCgcaggaggaagctggaggatcAGCGGCTGAAGACCGAGAAACGTCGAgctctgctggaggagaaacagagacagaaactagAGAAGAACAAG cagagatACGAGTCGGCCATCAAGAGGTCCACGAAGAAGACGTGGGCCGAGATCCGCCAGCAGAGGTGGTCCTGGGCGGGCGGACTAAACCAGACCTCCCGCAGAGAAA CCCGCAGTCTGCGTCTCAGCCCGTGGGAGAGCCGGATCGTGGAGCGGCTCATGACGCCGACGCTGTCCTTCCTGGCTCGCAGCCGCAGCGCCGCCACCCTCCTCAACACCAGCGACTCCC ACTCTCACCACTGCTCCCGTTCAGCCTCTGCCAACCCGCTGAACGCCAGCTCCcatcaccaccagcaccagAACTCCGCCGAGCGCTGGAGGGTCTCGTCCGCCAGCACGCCGGACATCACGCTGCGCCAACACAGACGAAACTCCACGCCG ctggacaagaagaagaaagagaagaaagacaaagagagggagaactcGCTCACAAAAGACAAAGtgcagaagaagagacagacgACGTCTCCTGCCGCCACGACCACAAGATCCAGACCGGAGACCAG caccCAGAAGCTGAAGAACAGACCCCCGTCGCCGGCGGCCCCCAAAAGTCGGCCCCTGTCGCCTCTAGTGCCAGCATCAGCATCATCGACAGCGGCCTCCAAGACTCCCACGGGTAAGAAGACACCCACTGGCACCAAGGCCCGACCTAAACGGGCCCAGACGCCCGCCAGGGTCCAGCCGCAGACGGTCACAGCGGTCGCCGTGGAAACCGGCCACGAGCCCAAGCAGCCCGACACCGCCGAGGAGAAAAAAG actccGGTGACGTTCCTGCCATCGCGGTGTCCTCAGCTCGGCTTTCACCTTCTTCCCCCAGcccacctgcagcttctccttctccagtgCCAAGTGTAGAGCCCACTGCCTCAGCTGCGTCTCCGGCAGCGGCCTCCACCAGTAATCCCACTCCGTCTGCTGCACCCACCGCCGCTGCCAGTACCCCCACCACAGCCACCACCGCTGCCagaacccccacccccaccacagCCACCACCGCTGCCagaacccccacccccaccacagCCACCGCCACCGCCGCTGCCTCCAGCCCAGCCCCCCCGGCCAACAAGCCGTCAGCGGGCACCAACAACCAGGAGGAGGCAGCTCGCGCCCTGGCAGAGAAACGCCGACAAGCCCGAGAGCAgcgggagaaggaggagcaggagcgtctggagcaggagcagaagaacag GATCCTGCGGGAGGAGGCGATGGCCCGGGAGGTGGAGGAGCGGAAgcgcagggaggaggaggctcagTTCATGGCCGAGCAGCAGCGCCTGAGAGACgctcaggaggagaaggaggagcaggagaaagcTAAAgccgagcaggaggagaacgagAGGGCGCAGAAACAG agggaggaggcCGAGTCAAAGGCCCGTGAGGAGGCCGAGCGTCAGCGCATCGAGCGAGAGAAACACTTCCACAAAGAAGAGCAGGAGCGACtggagaggaagaag CGCCTTGAGGAGATCATGAAGAGGACTCGGAAGAGTGACGCAGGAGAGAAG AAAGACGTCAAAGCTTCTCCACAGGTCAACGGCAAAGACACAGAGCTCAACAAAG ctCCTGGAAACCTGCAGAGCCCCAGTGCAGTCGTGAATGGCGTCCAGGCAACCGCTCACCAAAATGGTGTCTCAGCCAACGGAGAGCAGGCGGACTTCGAGGAGATCATCAAGCTGAAGAACGGCAGTAACCCAACTCAGCAGCAGAGCGGGCTGGTGGGCGATCCCATCCTGGCGTTTGAAGGAGGAGAGCCCttcctgatgaagacgagcccGATGAAGCCTCAGCATGTCGCAG AAGTCCTGTGA
- the LOC133026042 gene encoding MAP7 domain-containing protein 1-like isoform X3, whose protein sequence is MDTMDYKELGNKLEEKLTLTDKSLPLKIEPQSIHSGDKSLVKDLLTPDDSAVTDLSPKSDFSPQTETPSRTDVSSSKTDVRPSTPGSSGSPQPKKDSVSSEQRQKLAKERREERARYIAVKKTQWLEKEEKARRLRESQLEERRRKLEDQRLKTEKRRALLEEKQRQKLEKNKQRYESAIKRSTKKTWAEIRQQRWSWAGGLNQTSRRESRCSASTVNLPRQVDPVINSRLSKSSATLWNSPNRTRSLRLSPWESRIVERLMTPTLSFLARSRSAATLLNTSDSPSANPLNASSHHHQHQNSAERWRVSSASTPDITLRQHRRNSTPLDKKKKEKKDKERENSLTKDKVQKKRQTTSPAATTTRSRPETSTQKLKNRPPSPAAPKSRPLSPLVPASASSTAASKTPTGKKTPTGTKARPKRAQTPARVQPQTVTAVAVETGHEPKQPDTAEEKKDSGDVPAIAVSSARLSPSSPSPPAASPSPVPSVEPTASAASPAAASTSNPTPSAAPTAAASTPTTATTAARTPTPTTATTAARTPTPTTATATAAASSPAPPANKPSAGTNNQEEAARALAEKRRQAREQREKEEQERLEQEQKNRILREEAMAREVEERKRREEEAQFMAEQQRLRDAQEEKEEQEKAKAEQEENERAQKQREEAESKAREEAERQRIEREKHFHKEEQERLERKKRLEEIMKRTRKSDAGEKKDVKASPQVNGKDTELNKAPGNLQSPSAVVNGVQATAHQNGVSANGEQADFEEIIKLKNGSNPTQQQSGLVGDPILAFEGGEPFLMKTSPMKPQHVAEVL, encoded by the exons ATGGACACGATGGATTATAAGGAGCTGGGAAATaaactggaggagaagctgaCACTAACAGACAAAT CTCTGCCCCTGAAGATCGAGCCTCAGTCCATCCACAGCGGAGACAAGTCTCTGGTGAAAGACCTCCTGACCCCAGACGACTCGGCCGTCACAGACCTCTCCCCTAAATCAGACTTCAGCCCCCAAACCGAGACCCCGAGCAGGACGGATGTGTCCTCCTCCAAGACGGATGTCCGGCCCTCCACGCCGGGCAGCAGCGGCAGCCCGCAGCCCAAGAAAG ATTCCGTGAGCTCAGAGCAGCGACAGAAGCTCGCCAAGGagcggagggaggagagggctCGATATATCG CGGTGAAGAAAACCCAGTggctggagaaggaggagaaggctcGGCGCCTGAGGGAGAGCCAGCTGGAGGAGCgcaggaggaagctggaggatcAGCGGCTGAAGACCGAGAAACGTCGAgctctgctggaggagaaacagagacagaaactagAGAAGAACAAG cagagatACGAGTCGGCCATCAAGAGGTCCACGAAGAAGACGTGGGCCGAGATCCGCCAGCAGAGGTGGTCCTGGGCGGGCGGACTAAACCAGACCTCCCGCAGAGAAA GCAGATGCTCGGCCTCCACGGTCAACTTGCCCAGACAGGTGGACCCTGTGATTAACAGCAGGCTGTCCAAGTCCTCGGCCACGCTCTGGAACTCGCCCAACAGAA CCCGCAGTCTGCGTCTCAGCCCGTGGGAGAGCCGGATCGTGGAGCGGCTCATGACGCCGACGCTGTCCTTCCTGGCTCGCAGCCGCAGCGCCGCCACCCTCCTCAACACCAGCGACTCCC CCTCTGCCAACCCGCTGAACGCCAGCTCCcatcaccaccagcaccagAACTCCGCCGAGCGCTGGAGGGTCTCGTCCGCCAGCACGCCGGACATCACGCTGCGCCAACACAGACGAAACTCCACGCCG ctggacaagaagaagaaagagaagaaagacaaagagagggagaactcGCTCACAAAAGACAAAGtgcagaagaagagacagacgACGTCTCCTGCCGCCACGACCACAAGATCCAGACCGGAGACCAG caccCAGAAGCTGAAGAACAGACCCCCGTCGCCGGCGGCCCCCAAAAGTCGGCCCCTGTCGCCTCTAGTGCCAGCATCAGCATCATCGACAGCGGCCTCCAAGACTCCCACGGGTAAGAAGACACCCACTGGCACCAAGGCCCGACCTAAACGGGCCCAGACGCCCGCCAGGGTCCAGCCGCAGACGGTCACAGCGGTCGCCGTGGAAACCGGCCACGAGCCCAAGCAGCCCGACACCGCCGAGGAGAAAAAAG actccGGTGACGTTCCTGCCATCGCGGTGTCCTCAGCTCGGCTTTCACCTTCTTCCCCCAGcccacctgcagcttctccttctccagtgCCAAGTGTAGAGCCCACTGCCTCAGCTGCGTCTCCGGCAGCGGCCTCCACCAGTAATCCCACTCCGTCTGCTGCACCCACCGCCGCTGCCAGTACCCCCACCACAGCCACCACCGCTGCCagaacccccacccccaccacagCCACCACCGCTGCCagaacccccacccccaccacagCCACCGCCACCGCCGCTGCCTCCAGCCCAGCCCCCCCGGCCAACAAGCCGTCAGCGGGCACCAACAACCAGGAGGAGGCAGCTCGCGCCCTGGCAGAGAAACGCCGACAAGCCCGAGAGCAgcgggagaaggaggagcaggagcgtctggagcaggagcagaagaacag GATCCTGCGGGAGGAGGCGATGGCCCGGGAGGTGGAGGAGCGGAAgcgcagggaggaggaggctcagTTCATGGCCGAGCAGCAGCGCCTGAGAGACgctcaggaggagaaggaggagcaggagaaagcTAAAgccgagcaggaggagaacgagAGGGCGCAGAAACAG agggaggaggcCGAGTCAAAGGCCCGTGAGGAGGCCGAGCGTCAGCGCATCGAGCGAGAGAAACACTTCCACAAAGAAGAGCAGGAGCGACtggagaggaagaag CGCCTTGAGGAGATCATGAAGAGGACTCGGAAGAGTGACGCAGGAGAGAAG AAAGACGTCAAAGCTTCTCCACAGGTCAACGGCAAAGACACAGAGCTCAACAAAG ctCCTGGAAACCTGCAGAGCCCCAGTGCAGTCGTGAATGGCGTCCAGGCAACCGCTCACCAAAATGGTGTCTCAGCCAACGGAGAGCAGGCGGACTTCGAGGAGATCATCAAGCTGAAGAACGGCAGTAACCCAACTCAGCAGCAGAGCGGGCTGGTGGGCGATCCCATCCTGGCGTTTGAAGGAGGAGAGCCCttcctgatgaagacgagcccGATGAAGCCTCAGCATGTCGCAG AAGTCCTGTGA
- the LOC133026042 gene encoding MAP7 domain-containing protein 1-like isoform X2, whose translation MDTMDYKELGNKLEEKLTLTDKSLPLKIEPQSIHSGDKSLVKDLLTPDDSAVTDLSPKSDFSPQTETPSRTDVSSSKTDVRPSTPGSSGSPQPKKDSVSSEQRQKLAKERREERARYIAVKKTQWLEKEEKARRLRESQLEERRRKLEDQRLKTEKRRALLEEKQRQKLEKNKQRYESAIKRSTKKTWAEIRQQRWSWAGGLNQTSRRESRCSASTVNLPRQVDPVINSRLSKSSATLWNSPNRTRSLRLSPWESRIVERLMTPTLSFLARSRSAATLLNTSDSHSHHCSRSASANPLNASSHHHQHQNSAERWRVSSASTPDITLRQHRRNSTPLDKKKKEKKDKERENSLTKDKVQKKRQTTSPAATTTRSRPETSTQKLKNRPPSPAAPKSRPLSPLVPASASSTAASKTPTGKKTPTGTKARPKRAQTPARVQPQTVTAVAVETGHEPKQPDTAEEKKDSGDVPAIAVSSARLSPSSPSPPAASPSPVPSVEPTASAASPAAASTSNPTPSAAPTAAASTPTTATTAARTPTPTTATTAARTPTPTTATATAAASSPAPPANKPSAGTNNQEEAARALAEKRRQAREQREKEEQERLEQEQKNRILREEAMAREVEERKRREEEAQFMAEQQRLRDAQEEKEEQEKAKAEQEENERAQKQREEAESKAREEAERQRIEREKHFHKEEQERLERKKRLEEIMKRTRKSDAGEKKDVKASPQVNGKDTELNKAPGNLQSPSAVVNGVQATAHQNGVSANGEQADFEEIIKLKNGSNPTQQQSGLVGDPILAFEGGEPFLMKTSPMKPQHVAEVL comes from the exons ATGGACACGATGGATTATAAGGAGCTGGGAAATaaactggaggagaagctgaCACTAACAGACAAAT CTCTGCCCCTGAAGATCGAGCCTCAGTCCATCCACAGCGGAGACAAGTCTCTGGTGAAAGACCTCCTGACCCCAGACGACTCGGCCGTCACAGACCTCTCCCCTAAATCAGACTTCAGCCCCCAAACCGAGACCCCGAGCAGGACGGATGTGTCCTCCTCCAAGACGGATGTCCGGCCCTCCACGCCGGGCAGCAGCGGCAGCCCGCAGCCCAAGAAAG ATTCCGTGAGCTCAGAGCAGCGACAGAAGCTCGCCAAGGagcggagggaggagagggctCGATATATCG CGGTGAAGAAAACCCAGTggctggagaaggaggagaaggctcGGCGCCTGAGGGAGAGCCAGCTGGAGGAGCgcaggaggaagctggaggatcAGCGGCTGAAGACCGAGAAACGTCGAgctctgctggaggagaaacagagacagaaactagAGAAGAACAAG cagagatACGAGTCGGCCATCAAGAGGTCCACGAAGAAGACGTGGGCCGAGATCCGCCAGCAGAGGTGGTCCTGGGCGGGCGGACTAAACCAGACCTCCCGCAGAGAAA GCAGATGCTCGGCCTCCACGGTCAACTTGCCCAGACAGGTGGACCCTGTGATTAACAGCAGGCTGTCCAAGTCCTCGGCCACGCTCTGGAACTCGCCCAACAGAA CCCGCAGTCTGCGTCTCAGCCCGTGGGAGAGCCGGATCGTGGAGCGGCTCATGACGCCGACGCTGTCCTTCCTGGCTCGCAGCCGCAGCGCCGCCACCCTCCTCAACACCAGCGACTCCC ACTCTCACCACTGCTCCCGTTCAGCCTCTGCCAACCCGCTGAACGCCAGCTCCcatcaccaccagcaccagAACTCCGCCGAGCGCTGGAGGGTCTCGTCCGCCAGCACGCCGGACATCACGCTGCGCCAACACAGACGAAACTCCACGCCG ctggacaagaagaagaaagagaagaaagacaaagagagggagaactcGCTCACAAAAGACAAAGtgcagaagaagagacagacgACGTCTCCTGCCGCCACGACCACAAGATCCAGACCGGAGACCAG caccCAGAAGCTGAAGAACAGACCCCCGTCGCCGGCGGCCCCCAAAAGTCGGCCCCTGTCGCCTCTAGTGCCAGCATCAGCATCATCGACAGCGGCCTCCAAGACTCCCACGGGTAAGAAGACACCCACTGGCACCAAGGCCCGACCTAAACGGGCCCAGACGCCCGCCAGGGTCCAGCCGCAGACGGTCACAGCGGTCGCCGTGGAAACCGGCCACGAGCCCAAGCAGCCCGACACCGCCGAGGAGAAAAAAG actccGGTGACGTTCCTGCCATCGCGGTGTCCTCAGCTCGGCTTTCACCTTCTTCCCCCAGcccacctgcagcttctccttctccagtgCCAAGTGTAGAGCCCACTGCCTCAGCTGCGTCTCCGGCAGCGGCCTCCACCAGTAATCCCACTCCGTCTGCTGCACCCACCGCCGCTGCCAGTACCCCCACCACAGCCACCACCGCTGCCagaacccccacccccaccacagCCACCACCGCTGCCagaacccccacccccaccacagCCACCGCCACCGCCGCTGCCTCCAGCCCAGCCCCCCCGGCCAACAAGCCGTCAGCGGGCACCAACAACCAGGAGGAGGCAGCTCGCGCCCTGGCAGAGAAACGCCGACAAGCCCGAGAGCAgcgggagaaggaggagcaggagcgtctggagcaggagcagaagaacag GATCCTGCGGGAGGAGGCGATGGCCCGGGAGGTGGAGGAGCGGAAgcgcagggaggaggaggctcagTTCATGGCCGAGCAGCAGCGCCTGAGAGACgctcaggaggagaaggaggagcaggagaaagcTAAAgccgagcaggaggagaacgagAGGGCGCAGAAACAG agggaggaggcCGAGTCAAAGGCCCGTGAGGAGGCCGAGCGTCAGCGCATCGAGCGAGAGAAACACTTCCACAAAGAAGAGCAGGAGCGACtggagaggaagaag CGCCTTGAGGAGATCATGAAGAGGACTCGGAAGAGTGACGCAGGAGAGAAG AAAGACGTCAAAGCTTCTCCACAGGTCAACGGCAAAGACACAGAGCTCAACAAAG ctCCTGGAAACCTGCAGAGCCCCAGTGCAGTCGTGAATGGCGTCCAGGCAACCGCTCACCAAAATGGTGTCTCAGCCAACGGAGAGCAGGCGGACTTCGAGGAGATCATCAAGCTGAAGAACGGCAGTAACCCAACTCAGCAGCAGAGCGGGCTGGTGGGCGATCCCATCCTGGCGTTTGAAGGAGGAGAGCCCttcctgatgaagacgagcccGATGAAGCCTCAGCATGTCGCAG AAGTCCTGTGA